TGGATGTCGCCCTGGGCGCCCTCAACATCAACGGGCACGGTCTGCACCTGGGTCACCTGCCGCAGTTGCCGCCCCTCACCGGCGACGGTCACCAACGCCGGGCGCACCGAGGCGCGCGCGACGCGGTATCCGGGCGCCGGCTGTCCCTCCGTGCGCAGCACCACGGGCACAGTGAAAGCCAGGGTTTCGAGCGCGCCCCGCTGCGTGATGATGACGTAGACCCACAGGGAGATGGCCAGCAGCAGGGCCAGGACCTTGTACCCCAGATTCTTACGCAGCATCGGCCTTCTTCCACCGGATAATGGATCGCTCGCGCTCCGGCCGCACCAGGGCGTCGAGCAGCCGCTTGCGCAGCGCGTCGTCGGTGAGGTTGGTGAACAGCCGCCCCTCGAGGGCGTAGGACACGGCGCCGCTTTCCTCGGAGACGATGACCACCGCGGCGTCGGTACGCTCGCTCAGGCCCAGCGCGGCGCGATGGCGCGTGCCGAACAGCGATCCCACATCGTCGCGCTCACTCAGCGGCAGCACGCAGCCCGCGGCGGCGACCCGCTCTCCGCCGATGATGGCGGCGCCGTCGTGGAGCGGGCTGCCGGGGAAGAAGATGGTGCGCAGCAGTTCGGTGGAGACGAGCCCGTCCACGCGCTTGCCGGTGTTGGCGATGTCGTTGAGACCGACCTCCCGCTCCAGCACCATCAGCGCTCCCACGCGGCTCTGGGCGCACAGGCGCGCGCCGCGCACCACCTCGCCCACCAGGCGCGAGACCTCCTCGCCCCGCAGATCGGTGACTCCCCCCGGCCACAGCCGCCCGCGCCCCAACCGCTCCAGCGCCAGGCGCAACTCCGGCTGAAACAGGACGATGAGCGCGATCACGCCCGGCAGCAGCATCTGCGTCACCAGCCA
The Armatimonadota bacterium genome window above contains:
- the cdaA gene encoding diadenylate cyclase CdaA, which gives rise to MDSFQLLRDTIRSNVNWATVIDIALVAIAIYYLLLLVRGTRAIQLLKGIGVLLVLVAVSRAAGLNTFHWLVTQMLLPGVIALIVLFQPELRLALERLGRGRLWPGGVTDLRGEEVSRLVGEVVRGARLCAQSRVGALMVLEREVGLNDIANTGKRVDGLVSTELLRTIFFPGSPLHDGAAIIGGERVAAAGCVLPLSERDDVGSLFGTRHRAALGLSERTDAAVVIVSEESGAVSYALEGRLFTNLTDDALRKRLLDALVRPERERSIIRWKKADAA
- a CDS encoding YbbR-like domain-containing protein, with amino-acid sequence MLRKNLGYKVLALLLAISLWVYVIITQRGALETLAFTVPVVLRTEGQPAPGYRVARASVRPALVTVAGEGRQLRQVTQVQTVPVDVEGAQGDIHLRAVALSLPRGVISVSNSRVVVDIAIEPQE